The following is a genomic window from Photobacterium toruni.
TGCTTACGGGAAAATAACCCAAAGCATGGATGAAACCGGGGCGAAAACGGTCTATGAGTATGCAGTTAATAGCCACCTTGTTAGTCGCGTTATTCATCCCGACGGAAGTTCGTTAAGCTATCAATACAATAATGCCAAAGGGTTTGTTAGCCAGATCACTAATGAAAATGGCAACAACTATTTGATAGATTATTATCCTAATGGCTTAGTGAAACAAGAAACCACTTTTGATGACAGACAGCTTCGCTATCAATATGATCTCAACGGTAATTTAACCAGTAAAACTGAAGTCGGCAAGCAAGGTACCGAGCTCACCACGACTTATACCCGCGACGTTATGGGACGCTTGTTGGCAAAAGAATTGCCTGATGGGGCTGAAATTCAATATCAATATGACAAGCAAGGTCAGCTTATTGGTATTGATGATGGTGTGATACCACTGGCATGGCAATATGACCCATTAGGCCGCTTGACCGCAGAGCATCAAGGTTGGGCATCGCAATATTATCGCTACGATCAAGTAGGACAACTGACTCACTGGCAGTTACCTGATCACAATATTCTAGAGTATAAGCATGCTAAAGGTGGCTTACTGGAGCAGATCACACTCAATGATCGTCCATTAACATGTCATAGCTATCAACAAGGTTTAGAAGTCCATCGACAACAAGGCGACATTCAAAGTCGATTTAGTTACGATGACCAAGGCCGATTGCGTAGCCATTTACAGCACCAACAAGGTCATACTGTTAGCTCCCGTGATTATTCTTATAATGTGGTAGGTAATCTATCAAAAGTGAGCGACAGTCGTTATGGTGTGACGCATTATGAGTACGATCCGCTTGATAGATTACAAGCCGCAAAAGGGGCGTTAGAAGAAGCCTTTACGCACGATCCTGCGGGCAATCTGTTAGAGCAGACTTTAGGCTCATCCATTGGTCGTACTAAATCGTTAGTTACCCATAATCAGTTATTGTTGCAAGGCGATGCACATTTTGAGTATGACGAATTTGGGCGCCTAACCATTGAAAAACGTGGTAAGGACCAGTGCTTAGTTACCCAGTATGAGTACGACTTCCAGCACCGTTTAACTCAGGCCAAGATGCCTGATGGCAGCACTGCCCGTTATGTTTACGATGCCTTCGGTCGCCGTGTCAGTAAAACGGTGGTTGATAAACGAGGACAAAGCACAACAACTGAGTTTGTATGGCAGGGAAATAATCTGGTTGCAGAAGAGCGTAACGGAGAAGATTATCAAACCTACGTTTATGAACCGGGTAGCTTCAAACCACTGGCGTTATTAAAGAGTGAAGGCAAAGCGTGCGAAGTCTATCACTATCACCTTGACCACCTCGGCACCCCGATTGATTTAACCGATGAGCAAGGCAATACCGTTTGGCAAGTGCAGTACCGCTGTTACGGTAATATTGCCGTTCAACATGTTGAAAAGATTGTTAACCCGCTGCGTTTTCAAGGACAATATTATGACAGCGAAACGGGGTTGCATTATAATCGACATCGGTATTACAGCCCAAAAACTGGTCGTTTTACTACCATCGACCCGATAGGCTTAGCGGGTGGTTTAAACAACTATCAGTATGTGCCTAACCCATTGAATTGGGTAGATCCGTTAGGGTTAAGTGCATGTCCACCTGATGATGATTCAGCTGTACGGTTAAATAATTTAGCAGATCAATGGAATACTGAAAATACCCCACCAAGTGCCCAAAATAGTACATATAAGCAACGATTGAACCAAACGCCGACAAACGGTGTCTGGAGTGGTCCTAGGGGAGAGAGTACATTCACTTCTAATAACCCAGCGGTCAAAGGGGAAAAGGTTAATTATTCAAATGGTTATCCGAACTTTACCCCTTTCACAAAACATACAGTCCATATTGATGATTTTATAAATAAAGTCATTAATAGCTCAGGAGATTCTAGATATAACCTACATAAAGAAGCTGACCAAATTCTAGCCAAGAAGCTACGTGTTCAAAGTTCTATCATAAAAAAATTCAGGAGAAAGCAAAAATTCACGTGGCATGAAGTAGAAGATATGGGTACCTTACAACTAGTACCAACCAAAATAAATTCTAAGTTTGGGCATGTAGGCGGTATTGCTGAAGCCACCAAAAGAGGACGAAATGATTAAGACAATTGATAAGGTATTTGGGGAACTTACTTTCAGTACTGCATGGAAGAGATCATATGATGTTATTTTCTTCGACAAATTATATAAAATATTGCTAATTGTTGAAGAAAATGATGATGATAGAAAGACAATCCGTGAAGAACAAAGAGATTCGTACATATATTACTCTCAAAACAAAGTTATTATAGAAAAAAAAATAGAAGAAATATTGATATCTTATACAAAAGAATTTTTGTCTGAATACGGTATGAAAGAAGAGAATGAAGATAAAATAATTAACTCAATAGAACCAACAGTAATAATTTTCCCAATGGTTTTAGATGATGGAGATTTGAATTTTGGATTTTTATTTGAATCAAAGTTCGATCCTGAAAATGGAGTTGGCATTCAATATATAAATGGTAACTATGAGGTATCAACTCAAGATATACTAACATAAAGTGATGAATTACAGGGAGGTGAAGGGGGCTGTCGCACAATTTATAACAATTAACGATGCACCATTTTTTAGGCGTAATTAGACTGCGCGCGCGTAAAATCTCTAGTAAGCCGTTTCACCGTCAATATCAAGACCCAGAGATCTTATTGCGAATTACATGAACGGTGATGCTGAAAATAATTCGAGCGTTATCTTTACTTTTCCTAATATCCAGTAGTCTAAATAGAACAAATAACCTAAGTAGTTTTTATCTACAATTGAGTTAACTCTTTAGTTAGCTCAATTGTGATCACCAAGCGATTCTGTAACAACTAACTTCACTCCATTTCAATGCATTTACCCACTCATTTCACATAATATCTATAATGACTACCAAATTTATAAGTTAATGAATAATAGTATTTTTTTGTAATTAATCTGCAAATTAAATCCAAAGTGATAATCTATAATCTAGTAACATCATTAACAAAATAACAACGTCATATTGAGGCTTATTTAAGGTGACTTTCTTAGAGAAAATGAGCTGTTTCAAGGGGAATTATCACGAACGCTGATCGCGAAGTGCGGGATAGATCCATACTGTTAAATACAGCCATTTTGAGCAAATTATTGCCCTGACTTGTTCTGATATATGATCCTTAAAATTTTTATTGCAGTGAACTTATTATGAGTAAAGATTGTGGGTGTCCTGCCTGTAATCCTGTTAATCAACGTAATTTTGAATATGTTGCTCCTCGGAAGTTAACGCTTAAAGAGCGTATTCATAAACAACGAATGGAAAATTTAGCTGCAAGTGATCGTGCTTTTGAGTATGTCAAAGCTAATGAGACTCGATATGCGGAACATAGGGCATCAATTATGTCCGAAAGAAAGATGGCTAAAGCTGGTTTACTTGATGCTCTTGAGAATGGAGTTTTAGATACAGCTCATTATGTCGGTGGGATAACTAAAAGCATTGGGGATAAAATCACCTCTGATACAGAAGCTTTTGTGGCGTCCGTTATTGATAATCCAAGCATTATACAAAACACAGTGGATAATATAGCCTCAACTCTTATTGATGGAATAACATATTTTCCTGATGTT
Proteins encoded in this region:
- a CDS encoding DUF6985 domain-containing protein, translated to MIKTIDKVFGELTFSTAWKRSYDVIFFDKLYKILLIVEENDDDRKTIREEQRDSYIYYSQNKVIIEKKIEEILISYTKEFLSEYGMKEENEDKIINSIEPTVIIFPMVLDDGDLNFGFLFESKFDPENGVGIQYINGNYEVSTQDILT